Proteins encoded together in one Onychomys torridus chromosome 1, mOncTor1.1, whole genome shotgun sequence window:
- the LOC118581593 gene encoding LOW QUALITY PROTEIN: olfactory receptor 5V1-like (The sequence of the model RefSeq protein was modified relative to this genomic sequence to represent the inferred CDS: substituted 1 base at 1 genomic stop codon): MDVYNLTTVTQFILIGLSDLPEVRYPLFVAFVIIYQITLLGNGAILLAIVTERKLQTPMYYLLANLSLLDIFXPSATVPKMLKNLLTEDHSISFVGCALQLYFLVALAGTEVFLLAVMAYDRYVAICFPLRYSLIMTKVRCVLLLFGTWAAGFLHSFLHTMATFSLSFCRSNRVNQYYCDIPPVVALSCSSTYVAEMLVLVVGGIFGVGAFLITLISYIYIVSTILKIQSVEGKRKAFSTCASHLLVVFLFYGTTIFTYIRPSSSQHSPARDRLISMLYAVITPMLNPIIYSLRNTEVKGALRKGLHLRICSQKA, translated from the coding sequence atggatgtCTACAATCTTACCACAGTGACTCAGTTCATCCTCATAGGGCTCTCTGACCTCCCTGAGGTGCGTTACCCCCTCTTCGTGGCCTTTGTCATCATCTATCAGATCACTTTGCTGGGAAACGGGGCCATCCTCTTGGCCATAGTGACTGAGAGAAAGCTTCAAACTCCCATGTATTACCTGTTGGCAAATCTGTCCCTGCTAGACATATTCTGACCATCAGCTACTGTCCCCAAGATGCTCAAGAATCTCTTGACTGAGGATCACAGCATTTCCTTTGTTGGGTGTGCCTTGCAGCTCTATTTCCTGGTGGCCCTAGCTGGGACTGAAGTTTTCTTGCTGGCTGTGATGGCTTATGACCGGTATGTGGCCATCTGCTTCCCTCTGCGTTACTCTCTCATCATGACCAAGGTTCGCTGTGTGCTACTGTTGTTTGGGACCTGGGCAGCTGGGTTTCTCCACTCCTTTCTCCACACAATGGCAACCTTTAGCCTGTCTTTCTGCAGGTCCAACCGAGTTAACCAGTACTATTGTGATATCCCACCTGTGGTGGCCTTGTCGTGCTCATCCACCTATGTGGCAGAAATGCTTGTTTTAGTGGTAGGAGGTATTTTTGGTGTTGGTGCTTTTCTTATTACTTTGATCTCCTACATATACATTGTCTCCACCATCCTAAAGATCCAATCAGTGGAAGGGAAGCGCAAAGCTTtctccacatgtgcttctcatcTTCTTGTAGTCTTCTTGTTCTATGGCACAACAATATTTACCTATATCCGCCCCTCCTCCAGTCAACACTCTCCTGCTAGAGATAGACTCATCTCTATGCTGTATGCAGTCATTACCCCTATGTTAAACCCTATTATCTACAGCCTGAGAAACACAGAAGTGAAAGGAGCACTCAGAAAAGGTTTACATCTTAGGATATGTTCACAGAAAGCATGA